From a region of the Sporosarcina ureilytica genome:
- the rplI gene encoding 50S ribosomal protein L9 — protein MKVIFLKDVKGQGAKGEVKTVPVGYAHNYLLKNKLAIEATPGNLSKLKGQQKRAEKDAAAELAEAKVLKEKVEKITVEMKAKSGEGGRLFGSITTKQIADTLSKKEGIKVDRRRMELPDPIRSLGYTNIPIRLHPDVSATLKVHVIEE, from the coding sequence ATGAAAGTAATTTTCTTAAAAGATGTAAAAGGGCAAGGTGCAAAAGGAGAAGTTAAAACTGTACCAGTAGGCTATGCACACAACTATTTATTAAAAAATAAATTAGCAATTGAAGCGACACCAGGGAATTTAAGTAAATTAAAAGGACAGCAAAAAAGAGCGGAGAAAGATGCTGCCGCTGAGTTAGCAGAAGCGAAAGTGTTAAAAGAGAAAGTAGAAAAGATTACTGTAGAAATGAAAGCTAAATCTGGTGAAGGCGGCAGACTATTTGGGTCTATCACTACGAAACAAATTGCCGACACACTTTCCAAAAAAGAAGGCATTAAAGTGGATCGTCGACGTATGGAATTGCCGGATCCAATTCGTTCATTAGGTTATACAAATATTCCTATCAGACTGCATCCTGACGTGTCGGCAACTTTAAAAGTACATGTGATTGAAGAATAA
- the dnaB gene encoding replicative DNA helicase has protein sequence MNEMIDRVPPHNNEAEQSVIGAVFLEPQALITAAEVLIPEDFYRIAHQKIFGTMLSLSDKGQPIDVVTVTEELTAKKELEDVGGISYLTEVANSVPTAANIMHYANIVEEKSLLRRLIRVATQIVEDGFTREDEVEELLSEAEKNMMEVSNRKNAGDFKHIKDVLVQTYDNIEQLHTQQGEVTGIPTGFTDLDKITAGFQRNDLIIVAARPSVGKTAFALNVAQNVATKTSENVAIFSLEMGADQLVMRILCAEGNIDAQVMRTGSLEDEDWRKLTMAMGSLSNAGIFIDDSSGIRVNEIRSKCRRLQQEHGLGMVIIDYLQLIQGSGRSGENRQQEVSEISRSLKGLARELKIPVIALSQLSRGVEQRQDKRPMMSDLRESGSIEQDADIVSFLYREDYYDKETENENMIEIIIAKQRNGPTGTVTLAFAKEYNKFVNVDWSQHVAPEF, from the coding sequence ATGAATGAGATGATCGATCGCGTCCCGCCACATAATAATGAAGCAGAACAGTCGGTCATTGGAGCAGTATTTCTTGAACCGCAGGCCTTAATAACTGCTGCAGAAGTTCTAATCCCAGAAGATTTTTACCGCATCGCACACCAGAAAATTTTTGGTACGATGCTTTCTTTAAGTGATAAAGGACAGCCAATTGACGTCGTTACAGTAACTGAAGAACTTACGGCTAAGAAGGAATTGGAAGACGTCGGTGGAATTTCTTATTTAACAGAAGTTGCAAATTCCGTCCCGACTGCAGCAAATATTATGCACTACGCAAATATTGTTGAAGAAAAATCTTTATTACGTAGGTTAATACGCGTTGCAACACAAATTGTTGAAGACGGATTTACAAGGGAAGACGAAGTTGAAGAACTTCTCTCCGAAGCAGAAAAAAATATGATGGAAGTGTCCAATCGAAAAAATGCTGGAGACTTTAAACATATTAAAGATGTACTTGTCCAAACGTATGACAATATTGAGCAATTGCATACGCAACAAGGTGAAGTAACTGGAATTCCGACTGGCTTTACCGATTTAGATAAGATTACTGCAGGTTTCCAACGAAATGACTTAATCATCGTTGCGGCGCGTCCTTCTGTTGGTAAGACTGCATTCGCTTTGAATGTGGCACAAAACGTTGCGACCAAGACGTCTGAAAATGTAGCGATTTTTAGTTTAGAGATGGGTGCTGACCAACTTGTCATGCGGATTCTCTGTGCGGAAGGGAATATAGATGCCCAAGTAATGCGAACGGGTTCACTAGAAGATGAAGACTGGCGTAAATTAACGATGGCGATGGGCAGTCTTTCAAACGCAGGCATTTTTATCGATGACTCATCGGGAATTAGAGTGAATGAAATTCGTTCGAAATGCCGACGACTTCAACAAGAACATGGACTTGGTATGGTCATTATCGACTATTTGCAGCTTATCCAGGGAAGCGGTAGATCAGGAGAAAACCGCCAACAGGAAGTTTCTGAAATATCCCGTTCACTTAAAGGACTAGCCAGAGAATTAAAAATTCCTGTCATTGCACTTTCACAGCTTTCCCGTGGTGTTGAGCAACGTCAAGATAAGCGACCGATGATGTCCGACTTGCGGGAGTCAGGGAGTATTGAGCAAGATGCCGACATCGTTTCGTTTTTATATCGTGAAGATTATTACGACAAGGAAACTGAAAACGAAAATATGATAGAAATAATTATCGCAAAGCAACGTAACGGTCCAACAGGAACAGTCACACTGGCGTTTGCGAAAGAGTATAACAAGTTCGTCAACGTAGATTGGAGTCAACATGTAGCTCCTGAATTTTAG
- a CDS encoding M23 family metallopeptidase, whose amino-acid sequence MLLNKKQRVGKVSRSFKINRFTQIQKIFLISILLYGFQLEAIPVKAKEQDSLQTIYHVYSNDEYIGLLSDKEKLEQLKENIVKERSSQFEDFTLTIGNNLSIIPEKVFSANINDDSILDRLQKTLAVEAEAMGIQVDDEVALYVKDEASYESVIRELKLQTVSEQELDEYEAANKSNSSLPPLKENETRIVDIILSSELQPISGTVAPEEVLTIAEALELLNKGTLEEKTYTVQSGDVLGKIASKYGMSTQKLLEINEGLTEGSVIRIGDELNVTYKEPYVEVEVHYEAKNKLKIAHETVTKNDDSLYKGDHKVTQKGKDGEKVVTELIRKKNGQVIGKSVTEEQIITEPVDEVTVRGTKVIPSRGTGTFKWPAVGGYVSSKMGTRWGRMHNGIDIARPSNRSILAADNGVVVSTGFDGAYGNKIVIDHKNGYRTLYAHLSSIDVKPGQTVTAGSKIGVMGTTGRSTGIHLHFEVTKNGTLLDPLTVLR is encoded by the coding sequence ATGTTGTTGAATAAAAAACAACGAGTAGGTAAAGTAAGTCGCTCGTTTAAGATAAATAGATTTACACAGATTCAAAAGATATTTTTAATCAGTATATTATTGTATGGTTTTCAATTAGAAGCTATTCCTGTAAAAGCGAAAGAACAAGATAGCCTTCAAACCATTTACCATGTCTATTCTAATGACGAGTACATTGGTCTGTTATCTGATAAGGAAAAACTAGAACAATTAAAAGAGAACATAGTTAAAGAGCGTTCATCGCAATTCGAAGACTTTACACTTACGATCGGAAATAATTTATCTATCATTCCGGAAAAAGTGTTTAGTGCGAACATAAATGATGATAGCATCCTAGATAGATTACAAAAAACGCTAGCAGTTGAAGCAGAAGCGATGGGTATACAAGTCGATGATGAGGTAGCGCTTTACGTCAAAGATGAGGCAAGTTATGAGTCGGTTATACGCGAACTGAAATTACAAACTGTAAGTGAACAAGAACTAGACGAATACGAAGCTGCCAATAAATCTAATTCATCCTTACCCCCATTAAAAGAAAATGAAACACGTATTGTTGATATCATTTTAAGTAGTGAATTACAGCCTATTTCAGGAACAGTCGCACCGGAGGAAGTATTGACAATCGCAGAGGCACTTGAACTTTTAAATAAAGGTACGTTAGAAGAAAAAACGTACACCGTGCAATCTGGTGATGTATTGGGCAAAATTGCAAGTAAATACGGAATGTCAACACAAAAATTATTAGAAATAAACGAAGGTTTAACGGAAGGTTCGGTCATTCGGATTGGCGACGAACTTAACGTTACTTACAAAGAACCATACGTAGAAGTAGAAGTACATTATGAAGCAAAAAATAAATTGAAAATAGCACATGAGACAGTAACAAAAAATGATGACTCCCTTTACAAAGGGGATCATAAAGTAACCCAAAAAGGTAAAGACGGAGAAAAAGTTGTTACCGAACTGATTCGTAAGAAAAATGGACAAGTAATTGGAAAGTCAGTAACAGAAGAACAAATCATTACCGAACCTGTTGATGAAGTTACAGTCCGAGGAACAAAAGTAATTCCTTCAAGAGGAACTGGTACTTTCAAATGGCCAGCAGTTGGCGGCTACGTTTCTAGTAAAATGGGAACGCGTTGGGGACGTATGCATAACGGCATCGACATTGCTAGACCATCCAATCGCTCAATTCTAGCGGCTGATAACGGAGTAGTTGTTTCAACTGGTTTTGATGGTGCGTACGGAAATAAAATCGTGATAGACCATAAAAATGGTTATCGTACATTATACGCTCATCTTTCATCCATCGATGTAAAGCCTGGCCAAACAGTTACAGCAGGGTCTAAGATTGGTGTAATGGGTACGACAGGGCGTTCAACAGGTATCCATCTACACTTTGAAGTAACTAAAAATGGAACACTACTTGATCCATTAACTGTATTAAGATAA
- the yycF gene encoding response regulator YycF has product MQDKTILVVDDEKPIADILEFNLKKEGFTVHTAYDGEDALKKVEEITPDLMLLDIMLPKRDGMEVCREVRKKYDFPIIMLTAKDSEIDKVLGLELGADDYVTKPFGTRELIARVKANLRRHMKISAEEEKEESNHLQVGQLIIQPDAYIVQKRGETIELTHREFELIHYLAKHIGQVMTREHLLQTVWGYDYFGDVRTVDVTIRRLREKIEDTPSHPTWIVTRRGVGYYLRDPEQE; this is encoded by the coding sequence ATGCAAGACAAAACAATACTTGTTGTAGACGATGAGAAACCAATTGCAGATATATTAGAATTCAATTTAAAAAAAGAAGGGTTTACGGTTCACACTGCGTATGACGGAGAGGATGCACTAAAAAAAGTAGAGGAAATCACACCTGACCTCATGCTATTAGACATTATGTTGCCTAAGCGTGACGGGATGGAAGTATGCCGAGAAGTAAGGAAAAAATACGATTTTCCAATCATCATGTTGACGGCAAAAGACTCTGAAATCGATAAAGTATTAGGCCTAGAATTGGGTGCAGATGACTATGTCACCAAACCATTTGGAACACGTGAACTTATTGCACGTGTTAAGGCAAATTTACGCAGACATATGAAAATTTCTGCGGAGGAAGAAAAAGAAGAGTCAAATCATTTACAAGTGGGTCAATTGATTATTCAACCCGACGCATACATTGTTCAAAAGCGCGGAGAAACAATTGAACTTACACACCGTGAATTTGAGTTAATTCACTATCTAGCGAAACATATTGGGCAAGTGATGACAAGAGAGCATTTGCTTCAAACGGTTTGGGGATATGACTATTTCGGGGATGTCCGAACAGTAGACGTAACCATTCGGAGACTTAGAGAAAAGATTGAAGATACACCAAGTCATCCAACATGGATTGTAACAAGACGCGGTGTAGGCTACTATTTACGTGACCCAGAGCAGGAGTAA
- the walK gene encoding cell wall metabolism sensor histidine kinase WalK: MQKVGIYRSIHVKFVLIYVLLILIAMQIIGLYFVRELESTLKTNFTTSVADRMSLVEFSVREEMLKERSEDDATLEESLRNVLSSFDSQDINEIRVINSHSRILATNVLDNKSMIGQRSLDDVVKRTITSGTPSENNIYFDKSTGHRIMVRVTPIKNGDEVIGAIFLDANIEKMFKQMDEINQILAGGTAVSLTITVILGIFIAQTMTRPISDMRRQAQEMAKGNFSRKVRVYGDDEIGQLAVAFNHLTGRLQESQESTEGERRKLTSVLENMTDGVISTDRKGRVVLINEPALQMLGIYSEAHVLNRPIASVLGLEEEYTFEDLAQQKESLPLDFSTREKPYILRASFSITQRETGFVNGLIVVLHDNTEQEKIDMERREFVSNVSHELRTPLTTMRSYLEALADGAWKNEEIAPSFLHVTQTETERMIRLVEDLLKLSRMDSQDYDLNKEWVEFNQFFNFIIDRFELSKSQNVNFRRLLPQTDLFVEIDTDKMTQVIDNIISNALKYSPDGGDIYFEISVLEKYFKVMITDEGMGISPKNVKRIFDRFYRADRARSRAMGGTGLGLAISREMIVAHGGEIWAESEEGKGTTIFFTLPFELQEGGEWD; encoded by the coding sequence ATGCAAAAGGTTGGAATCTATCGCTCGATACACGTTAAATTTGTACTGATCTATGTGTTACTAATCTTAATTGCAATGCAAATTATTGGTCTTTATTTCGTTAGGGAACTTGAAAGCACATTAAAAACGAATTTTACAACTTCGGTTGCAGATAGAATGAGCCTCGTTGAATTTAGTGTTCGTGAAGAAATGTTAAAAGAACGGTCTGAAGATGATGCGACTTTGGAAGAAAGCTTACGGAATGTTCTTTCAAGCTTTGATTCACAAGATATTAATGAAATCCGAGTGATTAATTCACATTCGCGTATTCTCGCTACAAATGTATTGGATAATAAGTCGATGATTGGACAACGTTCGTTAGATGATGTCGTAAAAAGAACCATTACTTCAGGAACGCCGAGTGAAAATAATATCTACTTCGATAAAAGTACAGGCCACCGTATCATGGTTCGTGTTACACCAATAAAAAATGGTGATGAAGTGATTGGCGCAATTTTTCTCGATGCAAATATTGAGAAAATGTTTAAACAAATGGATGAAATTAATCAAATTCTTGCAGGCGGGACGGCAGTGTCCTTAACGATTACTGTGATATTAGGGATTTTTATCGCACAAACAATGACGAGACCAATTTCTGATATGAGACGACAAGCACAGGAAATGGCAAAAGGAAATTTTTCAAGAAAAGTTCGAGTCTATGGTGATGATGAAATTGGTCAACTTGCGGTTGCTTTTAACCATTTAACAGGACGGCTACAGGAATCACAAGAATCTACAGAAGGCGAACGAAGGAAACTTACGTCAGTACTTGAAAATATGACGGATGGCGTAATTTCTACAGATCGAAAAGGGCGCGTTGTGCTTATTAACGAACCCGCTCTTCAAATGCTCGGGATTTACAGTGAAGCTCATGTATTAAACCGTCCGATTGCTTCTGTACTAGGATTAGAGGAAGAGTATACGTTTGAAGATCTGGCGCAGCAAAAAGAATCATTACCGTTAGATTTTAGTACACGTGAAAAGCCGTATATTTTACGCGCAAGTTTTTCGATTACACAAAGAGAAACAGGCTTTGTGAATGGTCTGATCGTTGTATTACACGATAATACTGAACAAGAAAAGATTGATATGGAAAGACGAGAGTTTGTTTCTAACGTTTCGCATGAATTACGAACCCCTTTGACGACAATGCGAAGTTATTTAGAAGCACTTGCGGATGGAGCGTGGAAAAATGAAGAAATTGCGCCATCATTTTTGCATGTGACACAAACTGAAACAGAACGCATGATTCGGCTCGTTGAAGATCTATTAAAATTGTCAAGAATGGATAGCCAAGATTATGATTTGAATAAAGAATGGGTGGAGTTTAACCAATTCTTTAATTTTATTATTGATCGTTTTGAATTATCAAAGTCCCAGAACGTAAACTTTAGGCGTCTCTTACCGCAAACTGATTTATTTGTTGAAATAGACACAGACAAGATGACACAAGTAATCGACAATATTATTTCGAATGCGTTAAAATACTCTCCTGACGGTGGAGATATTTACTTTGAAATCTCAGTTCTTGAAAAATACTTTAAAGTGATGATTACAGACGAAGGTATGGGGATATCACCTAAAAATGTTAAACGTATTTTCGATAGGTTTTACCGCGCGGATCGTGCTCGTTCACGAGCAATGGGCGGGACGGGGTTAGGACTAGCCATTTCAAGAGAAATGATTGTAGCACACGGTGGAGAGATATGGGCTGAAAGTGAAGAAGGAAAAGGCACGACAATTTTCTTTACTTTACCATTTGAATTACAAGAAGGCGGTGAGTGGGATTGA
- a CDS encoding YycH family regulatory protein produces MRYIEAIKTITLILLIGLSIVLTLLIWNSSPYETIVKRATVDISIAEEPEKKDVGSIIKPYQIVFNFEEGLKGTIDSEEIDHIVNTFKKWRISNPLLEDKNFEEDKLSDFMRGKNRFTLYFPDDVPLPVYDSMLNVENPNVPEIGFDLIVVEWDPANTTIDMNFISRKNKLRYKSTAKVFELQVFQREVLNFGRSFDEYADVNPEGKKFIAVPAKPVQLLENTYIQNEKDEISPTRFRSALFSDPNAVRRKEVSAHREDFQDNHALMSVDTQKKQLQYVHPVVESRQLAIPSELLEDTIDFINEHGGWTDDYRFSSMNFRTRYVKFKLYVRGLPVLGGNTLTEIEQVWGDETIYQYKRPYYTLGETLRSEMETVTLPSGIDIAEQLRSAEDIDFNMIEEIVPAYYMHQDVEWDIFVLKPSWYYLRNGKWIRFSSEQSGGEKIGLE; encoded by the coding sequence TTGAGATATATTGAAGCAATTAAAACAATTACACTCATCTTGCTAATCGGTTTAAGTATCGTGTTAACTTTATTAATTTGGAATTCCTCTCCTTATGAAACAATCGTAAAACGAGCAACTGTAGATATTTCGATTGCAGAAGAGCCGGAGAAAAAAGATGTCGGATCCATTATTAAACCCTATCAAATTGTATTTAATTTTGAAGAGGGACTTAAAGGAACGATAGATTCGGAAGAAATTGATCATATTGTAAATACTTTTAAAAAGTGGCGTATTTCCAATCCACTATTAGAAGATAAAAACTTTGAGGAAGATAAATTAAGTGATTTCATGAGAGGGAAAAATCGTTTTACGCTATACTTCCCAGACGATGTTCCATTACCTGTCTATGACAGTATGTTAAATGTGGAAAATCCAAACGTTCCTGAAATTGGATTCGATCTAATCGTTGTAGAATGGGATCCTGCTAATACAACGATTGATATGAATTTTATTAGTAGAAAAAATAAATTACGGTACAAATCAACTGCGAAAGTATTTGAGCTACAAGTATTTCAGCGGGAAGTATTAAATTTTGGACGGTCTTTTGATGAGTATGCCGATGTAAATCCAGAAGGAAAAAAGTTTATCGCTGTACCAGCTAAGCCCGTACAACTTCTTGAAAATACGTATATTCAAAATGAAAAAGACGAGATTAGCCCAACCCGTTTTAGAAGTGCATTATTTAGTGACCCAAATGCAGTGAGAAGAAAAGAAGTCAGTGCACATCGCGAAGATTTTCAAGACAACCATGCCTTGATGAGCGTCGATACACAAAAGAAACAATTACAATACGTTCATCCAGTTGTGGAAAGTAGACAACTTGCGATCCCTTCTGAACTATTAGAGGACACAATCGACTTTATTAATGAACACGGCGGATGGACCGATGATTACCGGTTTAGCAGTATGAATTTTAGAACACGTTATGTGAAATTTAAACTTTATGTGCGTGGTTTGCCAGTTCTAGGAGGGAACACTTTAACGGAAATTGAGCAAGTGTGGGGAGACGAAACAATTTATCAATATAAACGTCCCTATTATACACTCGGTGAAACATTGCGTTCAGAAATGGAAACAGTTACTTTACCGTCTGGCATTGACATTGCAGAGCAATTGAGAAGTGCTGAAGATATTGACTTTAATATGATAGAAGAAATTGTACCTGCGTATTATATGCATCAAGATGTTGAGTGGGATATTTTTGTACTCAAACCATCATGGTACTATCTAAGAAATGGCAAATGGATTCGCTTTTCATCTGAACAATCAGGGGGTGAAAAGATTGGATTGGAATAA
- a CDS encoding two-component system regulatory protein YycI, translating to MDWNKTKTMFIVVFAILNVFLYSLYLNQYNEAQNVRVLGETSIEDSLKHDNISYGPLPEYPEEMSYVSADTAPFSKSELSKYKNQEFVISEETILYATLEEPYMIKNARGDYQFPDFLTNYVPYGEEYLLWEVVEENQFALFFQKVEEYPIYFNYNAMLIVYWDDKGNITHYEQQRFGEFDSFNKKKDILSPRDVINTLYSRDYLKKDSSVTSISLGYSTLITLTQTQVFAPTWRVRVELKDGEIEDHFVNAIEGKMVEFQQERNENVVE from the coding sequence TTGGATTGGAATAAAACAAAAACGATGTTTATCGTTGTTTTTGCGATATTAAATGTATTCCTATATTCTCTTTATCTAAATCAGTACAATGAAGCACAAAACGTACGAGTTTTGGGTGAAACATCTATTGAAGATTCTTTGAAACACGACAATATTTCTTACGGACCATTACCAGAGTACCCTGAGGAAATGTCTTATGTTTCGGCAGACACCGCCCCCTTTTCCAAAAGTGAATTAAGTAAATATAAAAATCAAGAATTCGTCATTTCAGAAGAAACAATTTTATATGCAACATTAGAAGAGCCTTATATGATTAAAAATGCACGAGGAGACTATCAATTTCCGGATTTTCTAACGAATTATGTTCCATACGGGGAAGAATATCTTTTATGGGAAGTTGTCGAGGAAAATCAATTCGCTCTCTTTTTTCAAAAGGTTGAAGAATATCCAATCTACTTCAACTATAATGCAATGCTTATTGTTTACTGGGATGACAAAGGAAATATTACACATTATGAGCAACAACGCTTTGGAGAGTTTGATAGTTTTAATAAGAAAAAAGATATTCTTTCACCGCGGGATGTCATTAATACACTTTATTCAAGAGACTATTTAAAAAAAGACTCATCCGTAACGAGTATATCTTTAGGGTATTCGACTTTAATCACATTGACGCAAACGCAAGTGTTTGCGCCAACATGGCGGGTTCGTGTAGAATTAAAGGATGGAGAAATTGAAGATCATTTCGTCAATGCGATTGAAGGAAAGATGGTAGAATTTCAACAGGAACGTAATGAAAACGTAGTAGAATAA
- a CDS encoding MBL fold metallo-hydrolase, which produces MRFSVLASGSSGNAIFIENDEHQFLVDAGLSGKKLEGLFSKIDRSMDNLDGILVTHEHSDHIKGLGVVARRYNVPIYANEKTWKAMDGLIGNIPLDQRFQFDMETVKSFGGLDIESFAVSHDAADPMFYTFHQNDRKLAIITDTGYVSDRMKGVIRGADAFVFESNHDVGMLQMGRYPWSIKRRILSDVGHVSNEDAAVAMSEVVFEKETRIYLSHLSKDNNMKDLARMSVTQTLETCGIIAGEYVHLYDTDAEEPTELVTV; this is translated from the coding sequence ATGCGCTTTAGTGTACTCGCAAGTGGCAGTAGCGGAAATGCTATTTTTATAGAGAACGATGAACATCAGTTTCTTGTTGACGCTGGTTTAAGTGGTAAGAAATTAGAAGGTCTTTTTTCAAAAATCGATCGTTCAATGGACAACTTAGACGGGATTTTGGTTACACATGAACATAGCGACCATATTAAAGGACTAGGTGTTGTAGCAAGAAGATATAATGTCCCAATATACGCCAATGAAAAGACGTGGAAAGCGATGGACGGTTTAATCGGTAACATTCCACTTGATCAACGTTTCCAGTTCGATATGGAAACAGTGAAATCATTTGGCGGTTTAGATATTGAATCGTTTGCTGTTTCACATGACGCTGCAGATCCGATGTTTTATACATTCCACCAAAATGATCGAAAACTCGCGATTATTACAGATACTGGCTATGTAAGTGATCGGATGAAAGGGGTCATTCGTGGTGCCGATGCTTTTGTTTTCGAAAGTAATCATGATGTGGGCATGTTACAAATGGGGCGTTACCCTTGGTCAATCAAACGTAGAATTTTAAGTGATGTTGGCCACGTATCTAATGAAGATGCAGCTGTCGCAATGAGTGAGGTTGTTTTTGAAAAAGAGACGAGAATTTATTTATCTCATTTAAGTAAAGATAATAATATGAAAGATCTTGCAAGAATGAGTGTAACGCAAACGTTAGAGACGTGTGGCATTATTGCAGGAGAATATGTCCATTTATATGATACAGATGCGGAGGAACCGACAGAACTTGTTACGGTTTAA
- a CDS encoding S1C family serine protease, producing MDELKPIPRKRKPNQTGAFLAGIIGVIIGALLVWILTPTDKLPQNNSVLNNDKQPSQQEQVNFDIHTDITDIVDQVANTVVGVTNLQTVKDIWSSDEMTRETGTGSGVIYKKENGKAYIVSNHHVVENAEILEITFDDGTKAEGRLVGSDMWTDLAVIEIDDDSVENVAAFGNSDLLKRGETVIAIGNPLGLGFSGSVTVGVVSGKDRSIPIDFNHDGRVDWHADVLQTDAAINPGNSGGALINLAGELIGINSMKISQETVEGIGLAIPINLAAPIIDKLERYGEVVRPTMGVTLIDLSSIPAQQQVVLNLPNDVKEGVVVNEIVPNSPADVAGVKRYDVVIEMDGERITDMITLRKHLYNEKEVGDTMTMKVYREGKLVEINMTLEDGTTF from the coding sequence ATGGATGAATTAAAACCAATACCTCGAAAGCGAAAACCAAATCAGACCGGTGCTTTTTTAGCGGGGATCATCGGAGTCATAATTGGTGCATTATTGGTCTGGATTTTAACACCTACAGATAAACTACCGCAAAATAATTCTGTCTTAAATAACGATAAGCAGCCATCACAACAAGAACAGGTCAACTTTGATATTCATACAGATATAACAGACATCGTTGACCAAGTTGCGAATACAGTCGTTGGCGTGACGAACTTACAAACTGTAAAGGATATATGGTCATCTGACGAGATGACGAGGGAAACGGGGACAGGTTCAGGCGTCATTTACAAAAAAGAAAATGGGAAAGCTTATATTGTATCCAATCATCACGTCGTAGAGAATGCGGAAATACTTGAAATTACGTTCGATGACGGAACAAAAGCTGAAGGGCGCCTCGTCGGAAGTGATATGTGGACAGATTTAGCTGTGATTGAAATTGATGATGATTCAGTTGAAAATGTCGCTGCATTTGGCAATTCGGATTTATTGAAACGTGGTGAAACGGTCATCGCAATTGGAAACCCACTTGGACTTGGTTTTTCAGGTTCCGTTACAGTAGGTGTTGTATCTGGAAAAGACCGTTCAATTCCAATTGATTTTAACCATGACGGGCGAGTAGATTGGCACGCAGATGTTCTTCAAACAGATGCGGCTATTAATCCAGGCAACTCGGGAGGTGCGTTGATTAATCTTGCGGGCGAATTAATTGGAATAAATTCAATGAAAATCTCCCAAGAAACAGTTGAAGGAATTGGACTTGCGATTCCAATTAACTTAGCTGCACCGATTATTGATAAACTTGAAAGATATGGAGAAGTTGTCCGTCCAACAATGGGCGTAACGCTTATTGATTTATCCAGCATTCCCGCACAACAACAGGTCGTTTTAAACTTACCAAATGACGTAAAAGAAGGCGTAGTTGTCAATGAAATTGTGCCAAACTCACCAGCGGATGTTGCAGGAGTTAAACGTTATGATGTTGTCATTGAAATGGATGGAGAAAGAATTACAGATATGATAACGTTAAGAAAGCATTTATATAATGAAAAAGAAGTTGGCGATACGATGACAATGAAAGTTTATCGTGAAGGAAAATTAGTAGAAATCAATATGACTTTAGAAGACGGCACGACGTTCTAA
- a CDS encoding CxxH/CxxC protein, with protein sequence MKLYSCETHIDQVLEEFIQKEERFPTMKYLEKGEKLSTTCSQCKMQALYLVANG encoded by the coding sequence GTGAAATTATATAGCTGTGAAACCCATATAGATCAAGTGCTAGAGGAGTTTATCCAAAAAGAGGAAAGGTTTCCTACGATGAAATATTTAGAAAAAGGAGAAAAGCTATCCACAACTTGTTCACAGTGTAAAATGCAGGCTTTGTATCTTGTGGCGAACGGATAA
- the rlmH gene encoding 23S rRNA (pseudouridine(1915)-N(3))-methyltransferase RlmH gives MNITIVTVGKIKDKYLKMGLAEFEKRLKPYAKMNVVEVADEKAPESLSQADMEIVKEKEAQRILAKIGADAHVIALAIEGKMKTSEQLAADIESLMTYGKSKICFVIGGSLGLHESVYKRANELLSFSKMTFPHQLMKLILMEQVYRAFKIMKNEPYHK, from the coding sequence GTGAACATTACAATTGTAACGGTTGGGAAAATTAAAGATAAGTATTTAAAAATGGGACTTGCTGAATTTGAAAAACGCTTGAAACCATATGCAAAAATGAATGTAGTTGAAGTCGCAGATGAAAAAGCACCGGAATCATTAAGTCAAGCTGATATGGAAATCGTGAAAGAAAAAGAAGCCCAGCGTATTTTGGCGAAAATCGGGGCGGATGCACATGTCATCGCACTTGCGATTGAAGGGAAGATGAAAACATCAGAACAACTTGCTGCAGACATAGAATCTTTGATGACGTACGGAAAAAGTAAAATATGTTTTGTTATCGGCGGTTCACTTGGTTTACATGAATCCGTTTATAAACGGGCGAATGAACTCTTGTCGTTCTCAAAAATGACATTTCCGCATCAGTTGATGAAATTAATATTGATGGAGCAAGTGTATCGGGCATTTAAGATAATGAAGAATGAACCGTATCATAAATAG